One region of Thunnus albacares chromosome 8, fThuAlb1.1, whole genome shotgun sequence genomic DNA includes:
- the mrpl17 gene encoding 39S ribosomal protein L17, mitochondrial produces MRLTLNMLISHGRVARKMGLGPQSRINMLRNILTGLVRHERIETTQARADEVRFYAEKLIDYAKKGDMDEKAMKMASFWLTEKDLVPKLFKVLAPRFETQSNGYTRMARIPNRQNLDKAKMAVLEYKGNPFPPLYPVKKENELALINQLLKGYREEKAQQLATKV; encoded by the exons ATGCGCCTCACGTTGAACATGTTGATCTCTCACGGCCGTGTGGCCCGGAAGATGGGTCTGGGTCCTCAGTCCCGAATCAACATGCTCCGGAACATCCTTACTGGACTGGTCCGACACGAGAGGATAGAAACCACGCAGGCCCGAGCAGATGAAGTTCGCTTCTACGCAGAAAAG CTGATTGACTACGCCAAAAAGGGAGACATGGACGAGAAGGCGATGAAAATGGCCAGCTTTTGGTTGACA gAAAAGGATCTGGTCCCAAAGCTCTTTAAGGTCCTCGCACCGCGGTTTGAGACCCAGTCAAATGGCTACACACGGATGGCACGCATTCCCAACAGACAGAACTTGGATAAAGCCAAGATGGCCGTCCTGGAGTACAAAGGCAACCCCTTCCCTCCTCTGTATCCTGTGAAAAAAGAGAACGAACTGGCTCTGATCAACCAGCTGCTCAAAGGCTACAGAGAGGAGAAGGCACAACAGTTAGCTACAAAAGTTTAA
- the LOC122987966 gene encoding trypsin-2-like isoform X2, giving the protein MRSLVFALLLGAVFATEDDEIVGGYECTPHSQPHQVSLNSGYHFCGGSLVNEYWVVSAAHCYKSSQNGHSVLGDHNQWFMDGNEQIIPAARVIPHPNYESWFVNNDIMLIKLSKPATINQYVQPVALPTSCAPAGTMCKVSGWGVTMSSSADSNKLQCLDIPILSDEDCDNSYPGMITEAMFCAGYLEGGKDSCQGDSGGPVVCNRELQGVVSWGFGCAEKNHPSVYAKTCIFTDWLHSTMATY; this is encoded by the exons ATGAGGTCTCTGGTTTTTGCCCTACTCCTGGGAGCTGTGT TTGCCACAGAGGATGACGAAATTGTTGGAGGGTATGAGTGCACGCCTCATTCTCAGCCCCATCAGGTGTCTCTGAACTCTGGCTACCACTTCTGTGGTGGCTCCCTGGTCAACGAGTACTGGGTTGTGTCTGCTGCCCATTGTTACAAATCGTCA CAAAATGGACATTCTGTTCTGGGTGATCACAACCAATGGTTCATGGATGGCAATGAACAGATCATTCCTGCTGCCCGCGTGATCCCGCATCCCAACTATGAGTCCTGGTTCGTTAACAATGACATCATGCTGATCAAGTTGAGCAAACCTGCCACTATCAACCAGTACGTCCAACCTGTGGCTCTGCCCACTAGCTGTGCTCCTGCTGGCACTATGTGCAAAGTCTCTGGATGGGGCGTGACCATGAGCTCCT CTGCTGATAGCAACAAGCTACAGTGCCTGGACATCCCCATCCTGTCTGATGAGGACTGTGACAACTCCTACCCTGGCATGATCACCGAGGCCATGTTCTGTGCTGGATACCTGGAGGGAGGCAAGGACTCCTGCCAG ggTGACTCTGGTGGTCCTGTTGTATGTAACAGGGAGCTGCAGGGTGTTGTGTCCTGGGGCTTTGGGTGTGCAGAGAAAAATCACCCCAGTGTCTATGCCAAG ACCTGCATATTCACAGACTGGCTGCACAGCACCATGGCCACTTACTGA
- the LOC122987966 gene encoding trypsin-2-like isoform X1 produces the protein MDGNEQIIPAARVIPHPNYESWFVNNDIMLIKLSKPATINQYVQPVALPTSCAPAGTMCKVSGWGVTMSSSADSNKLQCLDIPILSDEDCDNSYPGMITEAMFCAGYLEGGKDSCQGDSGGPVVCNRELQGVVSWGFGCAEKNHPSVYAKTCIFTDWLHSTMATY, from the exons ATGGATGGCAATGAACAGATCATTCCTGCTGCCCGCGTGATCCCGCATCCCAACTATGAGTCCTGGTTCGTTAACAATGACATCATGCTGATCAAGTTGAGCAAACCTGCCACTATCAACCAGTACGTCCAACCTGTGGCTCTGCCCACTAGCTGTGCTCCTGCTGGCACTATGTGCAAAGTCTCTGGATGGGGCGTGACCATGAGCTCCT CTGCTGATAGCAACAAGCTACAGTGCCTGGACATCCCCATCCTGTCTGATGAGGACTGTGACAACTCCTACCCTGGCATGATCACCGAGGCCATGTTCTGTGCTGGATACCTGGAGGGAGGCAAGGACTCCTGCCAG ggTGACTCTGGTGGTCCTGTTGTATGTAACAGGGAGCTGCAGGGTGTTGTGTCCTGGGGCTTTGGGTGTGCAGAGAAAAATCACCCCAGTGTCTATGCCAAG ACCTGCATATTCACAGACTGGCTGCACAGCACCATGGCCACTTACTGA
- the LOC122987960 gene encoding trypsin-1-like, whose amino-acid sequence MRSLVFVLLIGAAFATEDDKIVGGYECQAHSQPHQVSLNSGYHFCGGSLVNENWVVSAAHCYKSRIQVRLGEHHIRVNEGTEQFISSSRVIRNPNYNPYTIDNDIMLIKLSEPATLNEFVQPVALPTSCAPAGTMCLVSGWGNTMSSVDDGDKLQCLDLPILPQTDCDNAYPGMITDAMFCAGFLEGGKDSCQGDSGGPVVCNGELQGVVSWGYGCAERDHPGVYCRVCLFNQWLEETMASN is encoded by the exons ATGAGGTCTCTGGTCTTCGTTCTGCTCATCGGAGCTGCTT ttgccACAGAGGACGACAAGATCGTCGGAGGGTATGAGTGCCAGGCCCACTCCCAGCCCCATCAGGTGTCTCTGAACTCTGGCTACCACTTCTGTGGTGGCTCCCTGGTCAATGAGAACTGGGTTGTGTCTGCTGCTCACTGCTACAAGTC CCGTATTCAGGTGCGTCTTGGAGAGCACCACATCAGGGTCAATGAGGGAACCGAGCAGTTCATCAGCTCCTCCCGTGTCATCCGCAACCCCAACTACAACCCCTACACCATCGACAATGACATCATGCTGATCAAGCTGAGCGAGCCCGCCACCCTCAACGAGTTTGTGCAGCCTGTGGCTCTGCCCACCAGCTGCGCCCCCGCTGGCACCATGTGTCTTGTCTCTGGCTGGGGCAACACCATGAGCTCCG TTGATGACGGTGACAAGCTGCAGTGCCTGGACCTCCCCATCCTCCCCCAAACCGACTGTGACAACGCCTACCCTGGCATGATCACTGATGCCATGTTCTGTGCTGGATTCCTGGAGGGCGGCAAGGATTCCTGCCAG GGTGACTCTGGTGGCCCCGTTGTGTGCAACGGTGAGCTGCAGGGTGTCGTGTCCTGGGGATACGGATGTGCTGAGAGGGACCACCCTGGTGTCTACTGCAGG GTGTGCCTCTTCAACCAGTGGCTGGAGGAGACCATGGCCAGCAATTAA
- the LOC122987962 gene encoding trypsin-1-like — protein MRSLVFVLLIGAAFATEDDKIVGGYECQAHSQPHQVSLNSGYHFCGGSLVNENWVVSAAHCYKSRIQVRLGEHHIRVNEGTEQIISSSRVIRNPNYNPYTIDNDIMLIKLSEPATLNEFVQPVALPTSCAPAGTMCLVSGWGNTMSSVDDGDKLQCLDLPILPQTDCDNAYPGMITDAMFCAGFLEGGKDSCQGDSGGPVVCNGELQGVVSWGYGCAERDHPGVYCRVCLFNQWLEETMANN, from the exons ATGAGGTCTCTGGTCTTTGTTCTGCTCATCGGAGCTGCTT ttgccACAGAGGACGACAAGATCGTCGGAGGGTATGAGTGCCAGGCCCACTCCCAGCCCCATCAGGTGTCTCTGAACTCTGGCTACCACTTCTGTGGTGGCTCCCTGGTCAATGAGAACTGGGTTGTGTCTGCTGCTCACTGCTACAAGTC TCGTATTCAGGTGCGTCTTGGAGAGCACCACATCAGGGTCAATGAGGGAACCGAGCAGATCATCAGCTCCTCCCGTGTCATCCGCAACCCCAACTACAACCCCTACACCATCGACAATGACATCATGCTGATCAAGCTGAGCGAGCCCGCCACCCTCAACGAGTTTGTGCAGCCTGTGGCTCTGCCCACCAGCTGCGCCCCCGCTGGCACCATGTGTCTTGTCTCTGGCTGGGGCAACACCATGAGCTCCG TTGATGACGGTGACAAACTGCAGTGCCTGGACCTCCCCATCCTCCCCCAAACCGACTGTGACAACGCCTACCCTGGCATGATCACTGATGCCATGTTCTGTGCTGGATTCCTGGAGGGCGGCAAGGATTCCTGCCAG GGTGACTCTGGTGGCCCCGTTGTGTGCAACGGTGAGCTGCAGGGTGTCGTGTCCTGGGGATACGGATGTGCTGAGAGGGACCACCCTGGTGTCTACTGCAGG GTGTGCCTCTTCAACCAGTGGCTGGAGGAGACCATGGCCAACAATTAA
- the LOC122987961 gene encoding trypsin-1-like — MRSLVFVLLIGAAFATEDDKIVGGYECQAHSQPHQVSLNSGYHFCGGSLVNENWVVSAAHCYKSRIQVRLGEHHIRVNEGTEQFISSSRVIRNPNYNPYTIDNDIMLIKLSEPATLNEFVQPVALPTSCAPAGTMCLVSGWGNTMSSVDDGDKLQCLDLPILPQTDCDNAYPGMITDAMFCAGFLEGGKDSCQGDSGGPVVCNGELQGVVSWGYGCAERDHPGVYCRVCLFNQWLEETMASN; from the exons ATGAGGTCTCTGGTCTTCGTTCTGCTCATCGGAGCTGCTT ttgccACAGAGGACGACAAGATCGTCGGAGGGTATGAGTGCCAGGCCCACTCCCAGCCCCATCAGGTGTCTCTGAACTCTGGCTACCACTTCTGTGGTGGTTCCCTGGTCAATGAGAACTGGGTTGTGTCTGCTGCTCACTGCTACAAGTC TCGTATTCAGGTGCGTCTTGGAGAGCACCACATCAGGGTCAATGAGGGAACCGAGCAGTTCATCAGCTCCTCCCGTGTCATCCGCAACCCCAACTACAACCCCTACACCATCGACAATGACATCATGCTGATCAAGCTGAGCGAGCCCGCCACCCTCAACGAGTTTGTGCAGCCTGTGGCTCTGCCCACCAGCTGCGCCCCCGCTGGCACCATGTGTCTTGTCTCTGGCTGGGGCAACACCATGAGCTCCG TTGATGACGGTGACAAGCTGCAGTGCCTGGACCTCCCCATCCTCCCCCAAACCGACTGTGACAACGCCTACCCTGGCATGATCACTGATGCCATGTTCTGTGCTGGATTCCTGGAGGGCGGCAAGGATTCCTGCCAG GGTGACTCTGGTGGCCCCGTTGTGTGCAACGGTGAGCTGCAGGGTGTCGTGTCCTGGGGATACGGATGTGCTGAGAGGGACCACCCTGGTGTCTACTGCAGG GTGTGCCTCTTCAACCAGTGGCTGGAGGAGACCATGGCCAGCAATTAA
- the LOC122987963 gene encoding trypsin-1-like translates to MRSLVFVLLIGAAFATEDDKIVGGYECQAHSQPHQVSLNSGYHFCGGSLVNENWVVSAAHCYKSRIQVRLGEHHIRVSEGTEQFISSSRVIRNPNYNPYTIDNDIMLIKLSEPATLNEFVQPVALPTSCAPAGTMCLVSGWGNTMSSVDDGDKLQCLDLPILPQTDCDNAYPGMITDAMFCAGFLEGGKDSCQGDSGGPVVCNGELQGVVSWGYGCAERDHPGVYCRVCLFNQWLEETMASN, encoded by the exons ATGAGGTCTCTGGTCTTCGTTCTGCTCATCGGAGCTGCTT ttgccACAGAGGACGACAAGATCGTCGGAGGGTATGAGTGCCAGGCCCACTCCCAGCCCCATCAGGTGTCTCTGAACTCTGGCTACCACTTCTGTGGTGGCTCCCTGGTCAATGAGAACTGGGTTGTGTCTGCTGCTCACTGCTACAAGTC TCGTATTCAGGTGCGTCTTGGAGAGCACCACATCAGGGTCTCTGAGGGAACCGAGCAGTTCATCAGCTCCTCCCGTGTCATCCGCAACCCCAACTACAACCCCTACACCATCGACAATGACATCATGCTGATCAAGCTGAGCGAGCCCGCCACCCTCAACGAGTTTGTGCAGCCTGTGGCTCTGCCCACCAGCTGCGCCCCCGCTGGCACCATGTGTCTTGTCTCTGGCTGGGGCAACACCATGAGCTCCG TTGATGACGGTGACAAGCTGCAGTGCCTGGACCTCCCCATCCTCCCCCAAACCGACTGTGACAATGCCTACCCTGGCATGATCACTGATGCCATGTTCTGTGCTGGATTCCTGGAGGGCGGCAAGGATTCCTGCCAG GGTGACTCTGGTGGCCCTGTTGTGTGCAACGGTGAGCTGCAGGGTGTCGTGTCCTGGGGATACGGATGTGCTGAGAGGGACCACCCTGGTGTTTACTGCAGG GTGTGCCTCTTCAACCAGTGGCTGGAGGAGACCATGGCCAGCAATTAA